TTAGCTTCACTTTGGAAATAACGTTCTTTACCACCACGCTTCATTGCTGAAAGACTTCCCATACCTTGATAAGATTTGAAGGTTCTGCCCTGGAAGATGATTTCTTCGCCTGGTGCTTCTTCAGTTCCTGCCAAAAGAGATCCTAGCATTACAGCACTTGCGCCACTTGCGATGGCTTTTACAATATCACCCGAAAGTTTGATACCGCCATCAGCGATAACCGCAACATTTTTCTTTTTAGCATATTCATATACATTGTAAATTGCAGACAATTGAGGTACACCTACGCCAGCAACAACTCGTGTTGTACAGATTGATCCTGGACCAACGCCAACTTTTAGAACATTAGCACCTGCTTTAATTAGATCTTTAGCAGCTTCAGCGGTTACGATATTTCCGCCAACGATGTCCAGAGTAGGATAGGCTTTTCTAATTTCAGCAATCTTGTCCAAAACACCTTTAGAATGTCCGTGTGCCGAATCTATGGCAACAATGTCAACGCCTGCAGCAACCAATGCTTTTACGCGATCCATTGTATCTTCGCCAACGCCAACGCCCGCACCTACGATAAGACGTCCATTTTCATCTTTGTTGGCATTAGGATATTCCATTTGGTTGTCAATATCTTTGATGGTGATAAGACCAACCAATTTATTTTTCTGGTCAACAATCGGTAATTTTTCAACACGATTTTTAAGAAGTATCTCTTTCGCTTTTTCTAAATTAGTGTCTTTGTCGGATGTGATAAGATTTTCACTTGTCATGATCTCAGCGACTTTCATATCAAGGTTTTCCTGATATTTAACATCACGATTGGTAATAATCCCGATAAGGATACCGTCTGCGTCAACAACGGGAAGTCCAGAGATTTTATATTTGTTCATTAAATCCTTAGCCTGACCTAAAGTATGATCTTTGGAAAGTGTAACGGGATCGGAAATCATGCCATTTTCTGAACGTTTTACGCGGTTAACTTGTCCCGCTTGTTCGGCGATTGTCATATTTTTGTGGATGAAGCCAAGACCGCCAACACGAGCAATGGCAATTGCTAAATCGGCTTCTGTAACCGTGTCCATCGCCGCGGAAACGATTGGCGCATTAAGCGTGATTTTGTCTGTAAGTCTTGATTTTAAAGATACCTGATTCGGTAAGACTTCGGAGTACGAAGGGATGAGAAGAACATCATCAAAAGTGATAGCTTGTTCTACAATTTTGTTGTGAATAGACATTTTTACTTTCTTGCAAAATTAAAGTTTTTTGCTGAATTCTGAAAATCAAGGAATTGATATTAACTAAATTTAATTTTCAATCTGTAAATCAGTCGTCTATATGTTTTTTATCGAATTAATGATCCCTGAGGCTTTATAGATCCCAACGCTTTTCGATGCCTAGATTGTTATAGATAATTTTCAAATGATATTTGACGGTATTTTCGGAAATGAAAAGTTCTGCAGCAATTTCTTTATTTGTTTTTCCTTGTTTTACAAGGTTGATGATGTTTATTTGTCTTTCGGAAAAGTTATAGTTTTCAATGTATTTTTCTTCTTTAGTTTTGGTATTGCTTGCAATTAATTCCAGCTCGTGTCGCATTCGGTTGTTTTCAGACTCAATGAATTTTTTTCGTTGTTTATTAGAAAGATAGAGTCTATAAAGCACGAATGCCAACGCAATTGCAAAAACAAATAGTAAAATAAATAAGAATTTTATTCGCTTTTCGAATTCGATTTCTTTGGTTTTTCTGTTGTCAAGAAGATTTTTGTCTAGGATTGTAAGTTTTCCTCGATAGTTGTTAGCATCGTATTTTGTTGTAATTTCGAGTGCTTTACTTTGGTAGATGTAGGCTTTTTCGTAATCGCCCGATTCGCCGTAAAAGCGGCTTATGGTGTAGTACAAATAATTTTCGTAGATCAACATATTGTATTTCTGCGCATAATACAATCCATTTTGGAAGGCTTCTTCAGCCTTTTTTTTGTCTTTGGTTTGACGCGCAATTTCGAGTGCTTTGATGTAGATGGCGGGAAGATGCTTCGGGCTTTCTTTTTTTAATATCGCGATGGTATTGTTGAGAATGTCTTCGGCGCCTTGCACATCATTATCGCGCATT
This genomic stretch from Chryseobacterium sp. POL2 harbors:
- the guaB gene encoding IMP dehydrogenase, coding for MSIHNKIVEQAITFDDVLLIPSYSEVLPNQVSLKSRLTDKITLNAPIVSAAMDTVTEADLAIAIARVGGLGFIHKNMTIAEQAGQVNRVKRSENGMISDPVTLSKDHTLGQAKDLMNKYKISGLPVVDADGILIGIITNRDVKYQENLDMKVAEIMTSENLITSDKDTNLEKAKEILLKNRVEKLPIVDQKNKLVGLITIKDIDNQMEYPNANKDENGRLIVGAGVGVGEDTMDRVKALVAAGVDIVAIDSAHGHSKGVLDKIAEIRKAYPTLDIVGGNIVTAEAAKDLIKAGANVLKVGVGPGSICTTRVVAGVGVPQLSAIYNVYEYAKKKNVAVIADGGIKLSGDIVKAIASGASAVMLGSLLAGTEEAPGEEIIFQGRTFKSYQGMGSLSAMKRGGKERYFQSEAKKFVPEGIEGRVPYKGKLEDVIFQLTGGLRAGMGYCGAKDIEALQKDSKMVMITGSGLKESHPHDVIITQEAPNYSL
- a CDS encoding helix-turn-helix domain-containing protein: MSKFLYFIIFLVVFQFSKSNNIDASKLNNEISSLNDKFNYEESFIRLEKIITDRKSTNFDKYNAYLQKALTQKRLYNYPEILSNLELAHSFGKESKTQAERDLVEVRILVEKMFVYFDTSKFEEADIYLKQIEKKDVSILEPETKAFYNNVLAIWKMRDNDVQGAEDILNNTIAILKKESPKHLPAIYIKALEIARQTKDKKKAEEAFQNGLYYAQKYNMLIYENYLYYTISRFYGESGDYEKAYIYQSKALEITTKYDANNYRGKLTILDKNLLDNRKTKEIEFEKRIKFLFILLFVFAIALAFVLYRLYLSNKQRKKFIESENNRMRHELELIASNTKTKEEKYIENYNFSERQINIINLVKQGKTNKEIAAELFISENTVKYHLKIIYNNLGIEKRWDL